A genomic segment from Biomphalaria glabrata chromosome 16, xgBioGlab47.1, whole genome shotgun sequence encodes:
- the LOC129923404 gene encoding uncharacterized protein LOC129923404: MERLFRPKELDIEPSSPSAAEKWLHWLRTFENFISSVSHCEIDKKKLLENYVSSSVFQYISECTTFEESIKALQNVYVKPKSEIFARHMITLCRQENGQTVDSFLLKLKSMAKDCDFKAVTAEEHRDIFVRDAFITGLASNSIRLRLLEKSTLTLQCAYEEARQLEYAHNHAMAYNIHSETPCGASADEESLSPMTKVEHEVSAATSKRCFFCGNSPHQRFRCPARDATCNLCGKRGHFQKVCKSTRQTLKSTTSAIVKADDDTSRTTTVGSSWASTPASGLTKSTISILVNGVPLKALVDTGSSESYISSSIAKRYKWKLETSRNRIYMASTHLSRTTHGHIFAKIKYKDEQYESVKLSLLDGLVSDVILGLDFISQHEKLMIPFEGKRSTLQVCTLKAARVEAPRLFANLAPNCHPIATKSRKYSMPDSKFIQTEIKRLLSDKIIEPSTSPWRAQIIVTTNERHKKRMVIDYSQTINRFTYLDAYPVPKVDELVQEISKYSMYSTFDLKSAYHQIPIRDDEKQYTAFEAGGKLYQFCRIPFGVTNGVAAFQRTINTIIEEAGLQDTFAYVDNVTICGLDSISHDQNLQRFLNAAKKYGITFNNDKSAIATNKVCLLGYEISQGQLRPDPERFQALRNLPPPQDMKSQKRVIGLLSYYSQWIPNFSNKIHLLVNNKAFPPPEQVQQAFKQLKHELENAAVSTIDYNRPLTVETDASDIAIAATLNQDGRPVAFFSRTLTNSERRHSAVEKEAYAIVEALRKWQHYLISRPFTLVTDQRSVSFMFDQQNKGKIKNEKIQRWRLELSCFQYDVVYRPGKQNAAADTFSRNHFASAMTGEDLKLLHSNLCHPGVTRLLHFVRTKNLPFSCEDVRKVVNQCKTCAELKPRFFKQFSGTLIKATQPFQRVSIDFKGPLPSATHNKYLLTMVDEYSRFPFAYPCPDMSSSTVIKCLNQLFSFVGMPEYVHSDRGTSFMSREVQSFLHERGIATSRTTAFNPSGNGQIERLNKTLWNAVTLALKDLDLPISRWELVLNQALYSIRSLLSTATNETPHERVFRFNRKSSFGISIPTWLSSPGRVLLRRENRSSKYDPLTEEVELLMCNPQYAVVRLPSGKEETVSLRRLAPTPSPSTTTSEPSFFPQGEDNEYPPETQNTEVPVNTPTVIQERKEPLVGSEDLRALPLENTPLDAQELTSDSQTVEQDSQPRYNLRERRTRPNYRV; the protein is encoded by the coding sequence atggaacgtctatttaggccaaaagagctagacatagagcctagctcgccatcggctgccgagaagtggctgcactggctcagaacatttgagaatttcatctcctcagtctctcattgcgagattgacaaaaagaaattactagaaaactacgtttcttcgagcgtatttcagtacataagtgagtgtacaacgttcgaagaatcaatcaaagctctacaaaatgtctacgtgaagcctaaaagcgaaatttttgcacggcacatgataactctttgtcgacaagagaacggacaaaccgttgactccttcctacttaagcttaaaagtatggccaaagactgtgacttcaaagctgtcaccgctgaagaacacagagatatcttcgtaagagacgccttcattactggactggcttcaaacagcataaggctgcgactcttagagaaatctactctaactctacagtgcgcctatgaagaggcaagacaactcgaatatgcccataaccatgccatggcgtataacatccactctgaaactccctgtggagctagcgccgacgaggagagcctttctccaatgacaaaagtagaacacgaggtgagtgcggcgactagtaaaagatgtttcttttgtggaaacagcccacatcaacgctttagatgtccggcccgtgacgctacatgcaacttgtgcggtaagaggggccatttccagaaagtctgtaaatcgaccagacagacactcaaatctacaacctcagccatagtgaaagcagatgatgacacgtctcggactacaaccgttggatcttcctgggcatcgacaccagcgtccggtcttactaaatctactatttcaatactcgtcaatggagtaccattgaaggctctcgtagatacggggagcagtgaaagctatatatcttcttcaattgctaaaaggtacaaatggaaattagaaacgtccagaaacagaatctacatggcctctacacatctttctcgcactactcacggccatattttcgctaaaataaagtacaaagatgaacaatatgaaagtgttaagctctcactactagatggactagtatctgatgtaatcttagggctagatttcatcagccagcacgaaaaactgatgatcccatttgaaggaaaacgaagcactctccaggtctgtacgctgaaagctgcacgagttgaagcccctcgcctcttcgctaatctggctcctaactgccatcccatagccactaaatctagaaaatattctatgcctgactccaaattcattcaaactgaaatcaagagacttctatctgacaaaattattgagccttccacgtccccgtggcgagcccagataattgtaacaacgaatgaaaggcacaaaaagagaatggtaatcgactatagccaaaccatcaatcgattcacttacctcgacgcgtatcccgtgccaaaagtggatgaactggtgcaggaaatatctaaatactcaatgtacagtacatttgacctcaaaagcgcttaccaccagatacctatcagggatgatgaaaagcagtacacggcgttcgaggctggcggaaagctttatcagttttgccgcattccttttggagtgacaaacggagtcgccgcatttcaaaggacgatcaacacaataattgaggaggcagggctacaggacacgttcgcttacgtggataacgttaccatctgcggacttgactccattagccacgaccagaatctacagagatttctcaatgccgctaaaaagtacggtatcaccttcaacaatgataaaagtgctattgcgactaataaagtatgcctcctaggctacgaaatctcacaagggcaattaagaccagaccccgaaagatttcaagcattgagaaacctacctccaccacaagacatgaaatcacaaaagcgggtgattggactactgtcctattattctcaatggatcccaaatttctccaacaagatccatttattggtgaacaacaaagcctttcctccccctgaacaagtacaacaagcttttaaacagctaaaacacgaacttgaaaacgctgctgtgtcgacgatagactacaatcgaccactaacagtcgaaacagatgcctctgacatcgcgattgccgccactcttaatcaagacggccgtcctgtcgccttcttttcaagaacactcactaatagtgaacgcagacactcagcagtggaaaaggaagcatacgctatcgtagaagccctgagaaaatggcaacattaccttatcagtagacccttcacattagttacagatcaacgctcagtgtcttttatgtttgaccagcagaacaagggcaagatcaaaaacgaaaagattcaaagatggcgactggagcttagttgtttccaatatgacgtcgtatatcgacccgggaaacaaaacgctgcggcggataccttttcaaggaaccactttgcgtcagcaatgactggagaagacctcaaactgttacacagcaacctctgtcacccaggggtcacgagactcctccatttcgttcggactaagaacttacctttttcctgcgaggacgtccgcaaagtggtaaaccaatgtaaaacttgcgctgaactgaagcctagattcttcaaacagttttcaggcaccctcatcaaagctacccaaccatttcagagagtaagcattgattttaaggggccactcccatctgctactcacaacaaatacttattaacaatggtggatgagtactcacgcttcccatttgcctacccatgtcccgatatgtcctcatccactgtcataaagtgtttaaatcagctgttttcctttgttgggatgccagagtacgtccattctgacagaggtacgtcctttatgtcgagggaggtgcaatcctttctgcacgagaggggaatagctacaagtagaacaaccgcctttaatccttcaggcaacggacaaattgaacgactaaacaaaacactatggaacgctgttactttagcactgaaagacctcgatctcccgatctcgagatgggagcttgtcttgaaccaggccctatactcgattagatcattactatctacggcaacaaacgaaactccacatgagagagttttccggttcaaccggaaatcctccttcgggatatctatccccacttggctatctagcccaggtagagtgttgctgagaagagagaaccgatcttcaaagtatgatcctctcacggaggaagtcgaattgctgatgtgcaacccccaatatgccgtcgtacggttgcccagcggtaaagaggagacggtctctctaagacgcttggctcccaccccctccccatccacaacaacaagtgaaccttcgttcttccctcagggtgaggataatgaatatcctccagaaactcaaaacacggaagtaccagtcaacacccctacggtgatacaagaaaggaaagaacccctggtaggctctgaggacctccgagcgcttcctcttgaaaataccccacttgacgctcaggaactcactagtgactcccaaactgtagaacaggatagtcaaccccgttacaacttaagagagagaagaaccagaccgaactatagagtctag